The nucleotide sequence CACCACTTGACTCCATCCGAGAAGCCGTGTTCACAGTATCCCCAAAGAGGCAGTAGCGGGGCATCTTAAGACCCACCACGCCGGCACAAACGGGTCCCGAGTGAATGCCAATCCGCAGGAGCAAGCGATTGGTGGGTCGATGGCGAATCTTGAACTCGGCCACGGCACTTAGGAGGTGCAATGACATGGTGGCTATTTCAGCTGCATGTAGGTCACCATTGCGCAACGGAAGTCCAGAGACCACCATATAGGCATCGCCTATAGTCTCAACCTTATAAACATCGTAGTGACCAATGATGGAGTCGAAGCAGGTGTACAGATCATTGAGGAAATCCACCACCTGCAATGGTGTGCACTCGGCGGACATGGCTGTGAATCCCACGATGTCGCTGAAGTAGATGCTGACCTGTTCGTAGTGCTCGGGGTCCACCTTGTGACCCTTCTTCAACTGATCAGCCACACAGCGTGGCAGCATCTCGTGCAGCAGGGCATCCGTCTTCTTTTTCTCCTCCTGCAACTGATCCGTGCGATCGTCGACCAGGGCCTCCAGATTATTGGCATACTTCTCCATCATGGCCATCATGTTGTCGAAGATGTTGGGCCTCATTCCTTTGCGCAGGGGTCTCAGTTTGGTCCTGATGGTTTTAAAATCCGGACGATCCTCTGGCCTCTCTGCCCAGCACTCCCTTAGACACTCGCTGACGCAGTCGAAGGCTGTTTCCAGAGGTTGCAAAGAGGGTCTGTATGGATTAAGCTGATCCTGGGGCTGAAGGACCTTCTGTAGACATTGCATAGGTGTTAGACCCGTCTCCCCAAAGGGTCCCCTTCGCACATGCATCTCGTAGAGCAGGATGCCAAAGGAGTAGGCATCCCCGCGCTGGGTGCCCATCACCAGGGAAGATGGTCCCTGTCTCAGCAGCTCCGGTGCCCGATAAAGTAGCTCTGAAATGGAAAGTGAAATGGTAATTTGAAGGGTAATAAAAgtacactgagaaaaaaaacttttctcgGTTTCAATCTTTACATGCTCTAAGGTTCTTGATTTGAGAACACTTTTATAAAGTCTCCTCGGCTTCGATAAGAATAATTATTGAATTCAAGAATTAAGAAGAGTAAGCGCACTCTCTTTCAGAGACAAAACTCTTCTTGTTTTTAAGAGCGAATTAATCTTCATTTCAGAATTTAAGCGTTCTTGtttttaagaatattttaTTCTTGATTTCAGTTATTAGCCACATCTATTTTGGAAGAATCACTCACTCAGACATTTGGCCGACATGTGCTGCATATCCGTGGAGCTATCCTCGATGCCCTGTTTGAAGGCAAAGAGGCCAAAGTCCGTCAGCTTGACCACCCATCGGGAGTCCACCAGGCAGTTGGAAGTGCACAGGGCGCCGTGGAATCGAATGGGCGAGTCGTGCAAATAGATGACGCCCTGAAAAAAGGATAGGGAAAGAGTGGGTCAGTGGGTGGGACGGCCATTAGTATAATGTTACAGCACTCACGCGTATAATGTCCGCCACCATGGAGGCAATGAACATGTTGTCCAGCTTGACGTCCTCGTTCTCCAGAATGTCCTGTAATGGTAAGGAGTTGGAGAGGGGATTTGGAAGGGGTTGCTTTTGGGTCTCTTAGGGAACTGACCTTAAGACTGCCCCGTGTGCAATACTCGCTGATGATGCAAATATTTGGAGGATCCGTGCAGGCGCCTATAAAGGCACATATGTTATCGTGCCGGGCATCTCGTAGCTGGAAAAGATTTGGATACATTAGAATATTTAGGAATTACCATAGCTAAACAGCTTACCAGCTTAAGCTCCTTTTTCATCTCCCGCGTGATGTCGACACTCTTCTTTCGCACCTTCTTGATGGCATACAGCTGACCCTTGTACAGTCCAATGGGCGTGAAGATGGTCGTGTAGCGGAAGTCGGCGTCCGGATTGGAACTCAGGCTCACCTGGCTGGTGCGGATCAGCGGATGGGTGGACTGCGGAGGAAGACGACGCGGCAAGTGATTTAGCAAGTGCTGTTGTCAGACATGCAATGATGGGAGAAGAGTCTTTAACAGGGGGAAGGTGAGAGCTTTTGCCTGCACTCCTGACAGGTTCTCACATAGTATACGTAGACTCCATTCCCCAGCATACACCAACCAATATTTCTCTACACCGAGAAAAACTAAATAAGAAAATTGGTTCTATCGCTCATATAAAGATACACAAGTTCCTCactaaaattaatatatatttttaatcttcattaaataatttaatgaCATTTTTCtctgttttaatattttgaatttttcgATATTTTGTAAGGTCGTGTTTGGAAGGAAGCCCCGATTAgggttttttatttaaaaacatgtGTTGCGCCTTAAAGcgttaatttgatttaaatgcAGAAAAGCCAGGGCACTGACACTTTTTAATTTATCTAGTACTTCTTTAAGACTTGGCCTTCATTAGGCCTATTTTTTCCGAGTGTACTGTCCATTAGGCTAGATACCCCTGTCATCGTGGTAAGATGACAGGGACCGGGACTTACGCGCGTCTGCTTCTGACTTTGCTGCTCCCTCTCGTTCTCATGGATCTGCACCTCGCGAAAGTCTATTTTCCAGAGCAGACTGTCCAGTTCCTGTTCGTAGCGCCAGTTGCGATAGAGGACCAGCGACACTAAGCTGAGCAGCAATAGAGTACCTCCTGCAATAGCCGCCGAAATTTCGCCAGTGTAATCTGTGATTTAGGAGGACTTGGGTTAACCCATGGAATTGGCCAAATAAATCCCATACTCACTGACGCACTTCTCGCCACCAAATCCGCAGCGAGGGGCAGCTGCTGGCCGCGAACCACCCACCCAGTCGATGGGGCTAAACAGTTTGAGATCCTATGGGAAAGGCGAAAAAAATAGATCAggattaaatgaaaataccaggTGAAAATCTGGGAAAGGTGTGTGATTATTTGGACAGGGGCAAAAGCGCTTACCTGGTGCTGAATGGGCCAAGCGATTTTAATGGGATTGGCAGAGAGCGAGTTACAAGAGGAGTACGTAGAAGACAGGACTTTACTTACGGGCAGTGCCTTGCTGATGCTGCTGAAGCTGCTGTTCCGATGGATGAAGGTGCCCACGGGTCGCAGGCCCAGAACCGTCTGATTCCGACCATTCCGCACTGTTCCCCTGGCTAATACTGTATAATTTCCAGCCGCATCGCCATTCTCATCGATATAAACGTGATAGCTGGAAAATAAAATAGAGCATAAGCTGCGGATTAGCTGTCAAATGGGATAGTACCCACCCCATGGCGCTGCGATATCGTGAGCCCTTGATGGCCGCCACAATGGCGCTTCCATTCCTGGGCCTTCCGCCCGAATCCAGGACTTCCATCACAGCCTTGGCATACAGATGCACGGCATCATAGAGATAGGCAGCCTCGGCGCTTATCTGTGGGCAAAAGGGATAAGGTTGGAGGTCACTAAATGGTTTGGGTTTTGGGTATTCGATTTCATGGTGACCCAACCTGCTTTACACCACCAAAGGGACCCAGCGGATTGGGGAAATTGAATGGCGGTCGCTCCATATATTTGTTGACCTGAAAAACCAAGCCGAAATGAGGGTCAGAATGTGTGGTCAATGTGGCGAAAGACCATGACAATTATGAGATGGGCGGAAGGCGGATGCAGCGCATCAATCACATCACTGTCATGACCTGTCATCAGACAAACCTCATTGGCAAAAGTGGCAAAGGAGACGGAGGCGGTGGGCACAATGGCCAGATAGGACTGAAAGGCCTGCACGGCCAAGGGCTCCACATCCTCCAGCAGGAGTCCTCGCAGATACTTTTCTGGTTTGGCGGGATCGTACTGCTCGATGTCAATGCCTATGACGAAATAATCACCCCGAGATAAAAGACCCCTCTTCTGGAGGCTCATCATCAGGCCAACGTGCTCATAATAGTGGCCCAAAATGAGATAGACTTAAAGGAAGATATGAGATGATATGAGTATATAAGGTATTCTATGTATCAGTCCTGTTCCAAGTTGCATAAAAATGGTTTTAAAGTAATTTCTCGAAAGTAAAAGTCGGAACAGGCTTATATTTATTCCCGTACTTACTCCTCGTGTTGGCAAAGGTCTGTTCCACCAGCGCCTCGAAAGGATTGTCCATAAATCCGTGATGGTAGATGGTGTTCCAGGTGCGAATGTCCCGCATACTAACGCCAGCTTCACCCAGCGTACTTAAGATGGTCTCAGCCACGGGTTGATATTGGCCACTGGCATCGTCCAAGTACAGAAAGCTCACTTGCGTCCAGTTGAAGGCCAGCAGAAGGGCCACCACGGACTTGGAGATCTGGGTATCCGGCGGTCGTGTCCTGGCAAAGGTGGGGAAATCAGCCTTGTTCGAGGGATCACGGTGGGTGCAATACTAGGAGGGATTACAAAAATATGGATGAGTTACAAAAACAGGAAGTTCATGTTACCTACATAAGATATCATGGGCAGATTAAAAGCGGCCGCCATGCGTCCTTCGTGGACGCAAGTTTCCTGGGGGCCAATGTAGGCGGCCACCTGCTGAGTCCACAGGGCCGCCGTCTGCCGGATGCTGACCACCTCCTCACCGTAAGTCTCCGCCACTACAAACTGTAGGGAGTGACCCCGATCCCGAAGGCGGCCGGCATTCACCTCCTCCACCGCCAGCGAGATGGCGCCGGAGATGGTGAGACCGGGTCGATTGTAGTCCAGGTTACCCGGTCGCCGTTGCGAGGCCGTGAGGTAGCCCAGCGTGAAGACCTCTCCATAAGTGGGCCGGAAATGGCTGAGGACGAGGAGAAGGAGGAGCAGTGGATGCAGCAGTCCTGTTTGGTAGTTTCCAGCTGGCGCAGGACAGGGGTGTGCAAACATTACGCGGGGACGGGAATCGCGCAAAGATCCTGCTCCTTTATTGGGGGGCGCTTAATTTAAAAGGAATTGGGTTCCCCTTCGGGTGACAGTGTCCTTGGCAGCAGATGTTGATCCTTCGAGGAGATGGAACATTTTTGTTGAGTTTGCATTGCTCCCTCCTTCCACCGTATCCTCCTCAGTCTTGTTGTGTTCTAGTTAATTACGTTCTCGTCTTGGCCAGCTCCCTTCCAGAGTTCCCTTCCCTTTCTGTTCTGCAAGTAGAGAGGACTTTAATCACCACGTCGTTTTACTTGAGACTTGTAACAACACAGGGCTAAGATACTCGGTCATGCAGGACTGCCTCTGATTTATGCGGGGGCACACATATGTGTGTGTACTTTGAACATCCTGCCACCCCGAAAGCCAACACCCATATATACTGGGGGCAAATAACACATAAACTAATGCTGGATACTTTGGCGGAGGCTTCATAAAAGATGGCTGCCGTAATGACGCAAAAGATTTCATTTACGTACACTTCCGCACATTTTGTTATGCCACCTATTTATATCATCTAATACAATATACCTTGTACGTGCTTTAATCTTTCTTAGAGTAATAAGAGAGAATTTGAGATAAACTTTCACTTGTAAAAGAAtccgaaattcttaaaaattacAAGTGATTTTATCTATACACTATCCTATTTATAAAGCCATCCATTCGAAACTAAGAATCACCTCACAGCGAAATCCACTTAATCTTTTACTTgtcatttaataaatatttaaattaaaatatatattttataatgaaGTATGTCTTTAAAACACAACAGCTATGAAATTATATCTCATTTTATCCATGCCACTTAGCCATTAAgattcttttaaaattttataactAGAACAAAATATGAAAACTTCGTCAACTTCGTGCTTATCTGCCCAAGTAGGCTTAAGAAATTCGGCCATATCAAGcatttaaaaagtttattttgtcTAGGTTAAATTTGGTTATTGTCCTAATAAAAAGATTTAACAAAACGTTCGGCCCTCAAAAGTTTACTATGGAACAGAAGCCAATATAGAACTTCTTACATTCTGatgattttcttttatatttcgTTTTAAAACGTAAGCTGCCATAAAGTCCCCCGCCCAACTATGCTAGACTATTTTGGTGATAACAAGGATCTTAAAATGATAATGTTGTCTGGATTAAATTAAGACCTAATAAAAAGGTATAAAGTAAAATTGCCTTGTCGAAGTGGTCTACATTTTTCTCTTTGTAAAGAAATGTTTGGTAATAAAGAAGTTAAGCTCGCTGAGTGAACGTAAAGCTTAAGTCGCAGCTCGTTCATCACAGTTCTAATTGTTTTCGGGGCGTGCCAAGGGCTGATAAAGTACGTTAAGCTATTTTGGTAGGGACCTTTCTTTATGTGCGCAACCTTAACAATGTGTTGAAATACACCGATATTAAACTTGCCACACATTTGGGCCAATGTAATGAAATTTTTATGAGAAATGGCGACGCATCATGTGTGATTTTCGCTCGGATGCTGTATGGGAAGTTGCTGATAGACCCGCCACCAGGACACCCAATCCCCCCATTCCACCATACTCCCTAGTTCCCCCATGTGGAATGTCTTTGTTTGCCTTTTGTCTGCCACATCTCTCTCACTGGGGTCCACGAAACCCACTCCCTCCACGCCTGATTGCTTCTTTCACACGCCCTTTGGATTCTGGAGGGGTATTGAATATTGGCAGAACCTTTGCAACTTCTTGAAGCTATCAAAGTAATTTATTATATTGACTcgagcagcaacagcagcagcagccaccctCAGTTTTTTTCCCTAGCTGCACTTCCAAAACCACTTGAAAGTTAGCCTGGCATATTGACTTTCCCTTTTGACCCCAAAGCTGAAAgtaaccccccccccccccccccctggACTTCTGGATGAGATGCGCTCCATTATTGGGCTTGTAGGGCGTTGCGTGCCGCATGCCGTTCTATTTATGCTAATACAAGTAGCTTTGACCCCAGTTACCATCCCAACTCCTCCAACATTTCCAACAATATAGCAACAATGTTATAAATGGCCGACATTGGCGCTGGCATCGTTTAATAACGCTGCTTTGACCGTAAATCTAGCAAAAGACCGTGACGTGCCCATTGAGCCGGCAAAAGAAGGGAGTTCCCGGATCTCCGATTAATTGTTGTGCCCCATCAGAATCCAAGGAGATGAAATGGATGGGCTTGGAGGATGGGCAGGACACACCGCCTGCACTTGACACAACAATTTCGCAAGCGATTTATCCGCTAAAGCGTTGGGGGAACCCAAAAGCATACATGGCATCCCACAAAAGTACGCAAAGTTCTTGTTTCCGCTCCAGTTTGTCCGAATACCTAAGCTGCCCAAGGATACTGTTTCGGATTGCCGTGCATGCGAGATCACCTGCTGCCCTGCATCCATCAGATTATGGCTTACTTGCCACACAGAAGCCTAATCAAAGAGAGACAGGTAGTATTTGCAACACAGCCGGGAAAAAACTCCTTTAACGAAACGCTTTAAAGGTTGGGCCATAAAAAATCTCTTCCAATCAAGGGTTTACATAATTTTTATGAGAAAGTCTTAAAATCAATCAAGTAGAAAAAACAATCGATATAAGTATTGTCAAAAGCAATAAAAACTTCTTAAAGTACGATAGATACCCCCACCCACTCTTAAACTTTGCGAAGAAGTTTAAGGACCAAAAGAGTACTTCTCGGCGCCTAgtcaaaataattaataatgtCTCCAAAACGATACTAAACTTAAGAATTGCAAAACCAGATAGTTTTTTGCAACCCAGATCTATTACACATTATACATTTGGttgttattataataaaacttaaataatACTAAATTCATATATGACACTCGTCAGATTATTTGgcatatttttaatatcagCGAGCATGCTCAAATATTGatattttactttaataagCTCTTATCTCCGTTCTTGAAGTTCTGTAAATTCTAAATATTATactaatttaaatacaaaaaaatacttaatatttgatttattcGCTTAATTTTAATCCTAATCTTGATTCTTCTTGATTTCCAAACTTACTAGCATACGTTCTTCCGTGAAATAATATTCCTAATATGtacttttattattatttatttacgacTTATAAATTTATCTAAAAAACGTTGACCTAACCCTCCATAATTTTTATTCTCAGTGAAGCTGTAGCATTGCACTTCCAGTTTAATTTGCCAATTTCATTGTTTTGCCTGCTGACATTGATGGGGGTGGAACGTCTATTCCGGGGGTGGAGGGCAGGCAGTTGGTTTGGGGATTGGCGTGAAGTTGCCACACATTTTCCGAGCTCCAACCCACTTGAAAGGCCGGGGGCCCTCGACTCTTGAGGCTGTCGGGCAATTAAATGCAATTTGTCTGCCATGCAAATGCAGCTGCAATCGAAACGGATGAAGTGGAGGG is from Drosophila suzukii chromosome 3, CBGP_Dsuzu_IsoJpt1.0, whole genome shotgun sequence and encodes:
- the LOC108013259 gene encoding speract receptor codes for the protein MFAHPCPAPAGNYQTGLLHPLLLLLLVLSHFRPTYGEVFTLGYLTASQRRPGNLDYNRPGLTISGAISLAVEEVNAGRLRDRGHSLQFVVAETYGEEVVSIRQTAALWTQQVAAYIGPQETCVHEGRMAAAFNLPMISYYCTHRDPSNKADFPTFARTRPPDTQISKSVVALLLAFNWTQVSFLYLDDASGQYQPVAETILSTLGEAGVSMRDIRTWNTIYHHGFMDNPFEALVEQTFANTRIYLILGHYYEHVGLMMSLQKRGLLSRGDYFVIGIDIEQYDPAKPEKYLRGLLLEDVEPLAVQAFQSYLAIVPTASVSFATFANEVNKYMERPPFNFPNPLGPFGGVKQISAEAAYLYDAVHLYAKAVMEVLDSGGRPRNGSAIVAAIKGSRYRSAMGYHVYIDENGDAAGNYTVLARGTVRNGRNQTVLGLRPVGTFIHRNSSFSSISKALPDLKLFSPIDWVGGSRPAAAPRCGFGGEKCVNYTGEISAAIAGGTLLLLSLVSLVLYRNWRYEQELDSLLWKIDFREVQIHENEREQQSQKQTRSTHPLIRTSQVSLSSNPDADFRYTTIFTPIGLYKGQLYAIKKVRKKSVDITREMKKELKLLRDARHDNICAFIGACTDPPNICIISEYCTRGSLKDILENEDVKLDNMFIASMVADIIRGVIYLHDSPIRFHGALCTSNCLVDSRWVVKLTDFGLFAFKQGIEDSSTDMQHMSAKCLKLLYRAPELLRQGPSSLVMGTQRGDAYSFGILLYEMHVRRGPFGETGLTPMQCLQKVLQPQDQLNPYRPSLQPLETAFDCVSECLRECWAERPEDRPDFKTIRTKLRPLRKGMRPNIFDNMMAMMEKYANNLEALVDDRTDQLQEEKKKTDALLHEMLPRCVADQLKKGHKVDPEHYEQVSIYFSDIVGFTAMSAECTPLQVVDFLNDLYTCFDSIIGHYDVYKVETIGDAYMVVSGLPLRNGDLHAAEIATMSLHLLSAVAEFKIRHRPTNRLLLRIGIHSGPVCAGVVGLKMPRYCLFGDTVNTASRMESSGVPLKIHCSWQCRQLLERLGGYHFQERGVIAMKGKGDQRTYWLLGEDEEARTRRTYERSQRRGSRALNKFIQGTIKQAQEQANEYGIRSSLKQKTLPRNSLTRSSSLESPKKLRFAAGSLLEHHRYHSDEALLEVDSYTGLRRSSGGSTQSRYEETTLSLTISCQSIEIVGGHQHNKRRPSSYPTANTPLLMNHVEV